DNA from Bradyrhizobium japonicum USDA 6:
AGGCAATTTTTCTTGGGCATATGTTTTGTCCTCAATTGGAAAGCTGAATTCATCGCCATCAAAAATGGAAAACTCATGGCCATGGGCTCGGCTCCATGCAGCCCGCAGATCAATCAACTGCTTGGCAGGATGCCCGCTCTCCCGCGTCGAGCGCACATGAGGCGACGTTTTCGCAAACTACCTCAAATATCCCGCCACCATCCGCGTCGTCTCGTCCACCAGCGTCCGCACCATCTTCTCCGACAGCATCTCGGCCGGGTTCAGCACCGTGTTGTGCGCGACTGCCTCGATCGCGCTGACGCACATGAAGGCTGCCAGTCCTGGATCGATCTTGCGCATCTCCTTGCGGTGGTTTTCGAGATAGGTGCGGACGAGGCCGTGGACCTCGTGATTGAAGGCTTCGACCTCGGCGAGCCGGCCGGAGCGTGGAATCTGCTCGGCGAGGACGCGGTGCAGGTCCGGGTCGATGTGATGGGCCTCGATCGCGACGGTGACGAGGCGGCGCACGGCCCTTTCGATCGGCATGTCAGCGACCTCGACGAACGCGGCGCGAACGATTTTCATGATCTCGTCGTTGTGGCGATCGATGACAGCGACAACCAGCGCCTCCTTGCTGGGAAAATACTGGTAGAGCGAGCCGACGCTGACGCCGGCGATTTCGGCGATGCGGTTGGTGCTGGTCTTCTCAAAACCTTCGCGGACCAGAATGCGAGCGGTTGCCTCGACCAACGCGTCGACGGTGGCGCGGGATCGCTCCTGCGAGGCATTTTTCCGGGGTTTTGTCGGCGGTTTGCGGGCCACGGCCTTGTGATCTGAATGCGAGTAGGAAAAGCGAGTGAATGCTCGCATTATATCCGCAAGTGGCGGCGGGTCGGCAAGCCTCTTTGTCGCCGTGTCGAAAGAGCCAGATGGGGATGTGGCCATGAGCGTTGCCAGAATCGTGTCGGCCTTGCAGTTCTGTCCGGGTGGTTGCGTCTTCGGCGCCCCGGCCCGGCGCGATCCCGCGCCAAGCCTGCAAAGCCGTGCCCTCAACCTGCTCCTGCGGCAGCTTCCGTACAAGCAACAGCTCGCGTCCGCCGAGGCCGTGCAGGAGCATGTCCAGAAGCTCGCCTTGCAACCGGTCTCGTTCGAGCCGCCGAATCTGGGCCGCGGCGTCGAGGTGACATTGACCAAGATGGGCGGATGGCCGGTCTATTACACGGCGCCGTCGTCGGGCCATGAGGGCTGCAACCACGTCATGTTCCTGCACGGCGG
Protein-coding regions in this window:
- a CDS encoding TetR/AcrR family transcriptional regulator, with amino-acid sequence MARKPPTKPRKNASQERSRATVDALVEATARILVREGFEKTSTNRIAEIAGVSVGSLYQYFPSKEALVVAVIDRHNDEIMKIVRAAFVEVADMPIERAVRRLVTVAIEAHHIDPDLHRVLAEQIPRSGRLAEVEAFNHEVHGLVRTYLENHRKEMRKIDPGLAAFMCVSAIEAVAHNTVLNPAEMLSEKMVRTLVDETTRMVAGYLR